Within Microterricola gilva, the genomic segment GGTTGGAGTCGGCCTGTACCGACTCACGCTGGATGGTGACTCGACGGTTGTTTTTCTAGCGAGCATGACGGTGCCGGTGACCTACGAGCGCGTTCGTGCCTTCAACCCGGCTGGTCGACTAGGAGTCGGCCGTGATCGGCTCAAAGGTCGCGTGATGGCCATGTTCGCGGATTCCGGCTGCGAGTACTGTCGGGCCTATTGGACGGCGCACATGAATGATGAGGTCTGGTTTGTCGGGCCCGGTGGGAATCAAACCGTATTACCAGTGTCGCCAGTGCGGCTCGTATTGGGCGGTACCCGTCGGCGCGTATCCGGCCGTCGTGGCGAAGGACGTCGTCGATCGCGAGTTGGAGCGCCCCGAATGACAACGAGCTTCGCCGAGGCGGTCGGTGTACGCGTAGGCGCCGTCGAAGACTTGTCGAGACCGGAGCTCACCGCAGTCAACGTTGGCGCAATTGACGCGGGTGCGCTCCCCACGGACCCCGTGCGGCTGCACAACGAGGCAGGTACCGTGTTCTGCCACGGTGATTTCGCCATCGCCTACTTGACAGAGGGGGCGTGAACCCGGTCGATGGAGCCAATCACGCGCACGTCTTCCAGACAGACGCGGAGGGCCGCACCGTACTCGCGCACACGGATCAGCTCTCACTAGGCGACGCCGACCGTTCGGCTTCGGTGCAGAGCCGGGTCGGGCATGAGGGTGGCGATGGCTACGAAGGCGGGCACCTATTCGGCAACGGCTACGGTGGTGGCGGAGAGTACACGAACACCGTTGCCATGTTGCGCGATCTGAATCGCGGTGCCGGCGACAGTTTCTTCAACCTGGAGAATCAGTGGCGGGCGCTGCTGAAGGCCGATCCCGATGTACAGATCGAAGTCGACATTCGCCCGCACTACCCGGCGGATGGCGGCAGGGTCCCCAGCAAGGTTGAAGTGGAATTCACCATCAACGGTGGCGATCCCGAATGGAAGGTCTTCAAGAATGGATGACGAACGCGGCCTGATGGCTGAGCAGGAAGCGCTCGCCGTGGTCGGTCGGCAGCTGTACCGAATCATCCCGGAGGGGGCGCGCGCCGTCGTGTTTCGTGCCGCAGTGCTCTCCGCGGTCATGTCGGCTTCCGCTGTCGCAGAGGCCGAAGACGGATCGACGAGCGCTCTTCGTCTTGGCGGGAAGCTCGACAGCGATGACGTCGACGCGCTGCGAAGCCTCATGTATCGGCCGGGCAGTGGCACGTGGTTCAGCCTGGAGCTGACCGTGACCGCACAACAGAGCATGACATCCAGATTCAATTACGACGACGAACCCGACTTCGGTCTCGGCGGTGTGGACCCGATCGCGTACGTGACGGATCAGGACGCGTTCCCTCGCGATGAGGCGCGTCAGCCGGAGTGGTTGAAGCAGAAGCTCGTCGAGGGGCGTGCGCGTCTGGCGGCTCGCGACAAGTGAGCACGGCCGGGACGCGCGACGAGGACACCGCGGCTCTGGGTGTCGTGCAGAGGGTGGCAGCACTGGCGACGGTGCAGAGCTCTGACGAGGAGGGCCTCCTCGTCAGCCTCTGGGACATGGAGATGAGGTACACCATAACCGCCAACGATGGCCTCTTCGTCGTGCAGAGTAGCGACAGGGGCACGGCGCCCTGGCTGGAGATGGCCGGCGAGGGCCTGCCCGTCGCGGCCCGTGGCCTGCTGCTCATGCTGGCCTCGCGCGTGCGACGGAACCTGGGGTACCCACCGATCGCGAAAGCGCTGGACTCGGCGGGGATGCTGCCGGGCGTCTCTCTGGAGCCGGACGTCGACGGGCTACGGCTGCGCTGGAGTGAGAACGGCGAGCCTTGTTCCGCGTGGTTCCCGGACAGCATCCAGGGGCGCAGGTCTGCGGCGCAGTTCGCGCAGATCGCCGGACGCTCTCTCGACGAGCTGGAACGGTCGCTCACGTCCAGCGACGGCGCGCCGTTGTTCGCATGATTCCGGAGATGACGGCGCCGGTGCACGGCGCCGTCAATGCGTACGATTGCGAGGGCGCGACGACAGAAAGAGGCACCATGAACTCGGCACGACCGGCAACTGTGCTGGAACGAGCGATCGCCCGCGCGCAGGCGGGCACGCTCTCCGCGCCAACCGTTCTCTGGACGCTGGCAGCCAGCGAGCTGATCATCATCAACCGGGATGCGGTGGATGACGGGGCCATGCCGTCGGATCCCGTGCTGCTGCACGACGACAAGGGGACCTTCCTCGCCCTGTTCAGTCACCGCGAGCTGGCGGCCGCATACCTGACAGACGGGCACGCGGCGGTCGCCATCGCCGGACTTCAGCTGCTCAGGCGCTTGCCCGACGGCGTCGGCATCGTGATGAACCCCGGCTCGCGGCTGGGCTTCGAGGTGCCGGGCGACGGAGTGCAGGCCTTCGTCGCCGATCTGATGGGCGACGTCAGCGGTAGCTGACGCGCTGCAGGCGTCCGGCGGCGACGAGGTCGCGGATGCCGGTGAAATCGTCGGCGAGGGTGAAGCGCAGCCCGCCTC encodes:
- a CDS encoding Imm61 family immunity protein; this encodes MSTAGTRDEDTAALGVVQRVAALATVQSSDEEGLLVSLWDMEMRYTITANDGLFVVQSSDRGTAPWLEMAGEGLPVAARGLLLMLASRVRRNLGYPPIAKALDSAGMLPGVSLEPDVDGLRLRWSENGEPCSAWFPDSIQGRRSAAQFAQIAGRSLDELERSLTSSDGAPLFA
- a CDS encoding DNA/RNA non-specific endonuclease, encoding MNPVDGANHAHVFQTDAEGRTVLAHTDQLSLGDADRSASVQSRVGHEGGDGYEGGHLFGNGYGGGGEYTNTVAMLRDLNRGAGDSFFNLENQWRALLKADPDVQIEVDIRPHYPADGGRVPSKVEVEFTINGGDPEWKVFKNG
- a CDS encoding SseB family protein, with protein sequence MNSARPATVLERAIARAQAGTLSAPTVLWTLAASELIIINRDAVDDGAMPSDPVLLHDDKGTFLALFSHRELAAAYLTDGHAAVAIAGLQLLRRLPDGVGIVMNPGSRLGFEVPGDGVQAFVADLMGDVSGS